A window of Staphylococcus sp. 17KM0847 contains these coding sequences:
- the hemY gene encoding protoporphyrinogen oxidase, producing the protein MTSVAIIGAGITGLTSAYFIKKAYPNLDVTVYEASNVPGGKIKTAYREGYVIELGPESYLGRKTIMTEVAKDIGLTDDDIVTNETGQSYIFADNQLYPIPGGAILGIPTDFKPFMTTQLISMKGKLRALKDLTMKPLEMPEGDMSVGHFFRERLGDELLENLIEPLLSGIYGTDIDELSLMSTFPNFKLLEEEHGSIIKGMQKIRKARLQKEAHIQGPQGQFKQFKRGLYDFIMHLEKWLLKHDVTIHYNTKVVDLKAMQKGYHVVLNEEKQVYYDGVIVATPHQVFRQWFSNDPMFDYFDCLEASSVATIVFAYDEQNIENIHNGTGFVIARTSHTDITACTWTSKKWPHTAPEGKVLIRAYIGKQGDNIVNEQTDEALVEIAQRDLKQMMTFKGEPEFTIVNKMPYASPQYHVGHIEKIKQIQQHILSNYPHLQVTGAPFEAVGLPDCIKQAKQAVDNLIPRL; encoded by the coding sequence ATGACAAGTGTGGCAATAATAGGTGCGGGTATTACAGGATTAACGAGTGCATATTTTATCAAAAAGGCATATCCTAATCTTGATGTTACAGTTTATGAAGCTTCGAATGTCCCGGGAGGAAAAATTAAAACAGCATATAGAGAGGGTTATGTGATAGAGTTAGGTCCGGAATCATATCTTGGACGCAAAACCATTATGACAGAAGTTGCTAAAGATATTGGATTGACAGATGATGATATTGTAACGAATGAAACAGGACAATCTTATATTTTTGCAGACAATCAACTTTATCCCATTCCTGGTGGTGCGATCTTAGGTATTCCAACTGATTTTAAGCCATTTATGACAACACAGCTTATCTCTATGAAAGGCAAACTACGTGCATTGAAAGATTTGACGATGAAACCTTTGGAAATGCCAGAAGGTGATATGTCGGTGGGGCATTTTTTCCGTGAACGATTGGGAGATGAATTATTAGAAAACTTAATCGAGCCATTGTTAAGTGGTATTTATGGTACAGATATTGATGAGTTAAGCTTAATGAGTACATTTCCTAACTTTAAATTATTAGAAGAAGAGCACGGTAGTATTATTAAAGGAATGCAAAAAATTCGTAAAGCACGTTTGCAAAAAGAAGCGCATATTCAAGGACCTCAAGGACAATTTAAACAATTTAAGCGAGGGCTATATGATTTTATTATGCACCTTGAAAAATGGCTTCTCAAACATGATGTAACGATTCATTACAATACAAAAGTAGTCGACTTAAAAGCGATGCAAAAAGGCTATCATGTGGTGTTAAATGAGGAAAAACAAGTGTATTACGACGGTGTCATCGTAGCGACACCACATCAAGTGTTTCGCCAATGGTTTAGTAATGATCCAATGTTTGACTACTTTGATTGTTTAGAGGCATCTTCTGTGGCGACGATTGTATTTGCTTATGATGAACAAAATATTGAGAATATCCACAATGGAACAGGATTTGTTATTGCACGAACAAGTCATACAGATATTACAGCATGTACGTGGACTTCTAAAAAATGGCCACATACAGCACCAGAGGGCAAAGTTCTAATTCGTGCATACATTGGTAAACAGGGCGATAATATCGTTAACGAACAGACTGATGAGGCGCTCGTTGAAATTGCTCAACGAGATTTAAAACAAATGATGACATTCAAGGGAGAACCAGAATTTACAATCGTTAATAAAATGCCTTATGCAAGTCCACAGTACCATGTCGGACATATTGAAAAAATTAAGCAAATTCAACAACATATTTTATCAAACTATCCACATTTACAAGTTACAGGGGCACCATTTGAAGCAGTTGGATTACCAGATTGTATTAAACAAGCAAAACAAGCAGTGGATAACTTAATTCCACGTTTATAA
- a CDS encoding foldase protein PrsA: MKKGLQKLIIPVTATTLILSACGNNAPSSKDETLISSKAGDVKVEDVMKDIGNSQIASSSFKILLGNILEDKYGDKVDDKKINKEIDSQIEKYGGKEQFESLLKQQNITMDEYKEQRKLIEYQKQLLNEKVKISDKELKKQTKKASHILIKVKEDDDDKEGLSDKEAKKKIESIKKQLDKNPKDFDKIAKKESMDSNSKQGGSLGYVVKGQMVEPFEKALFKLKEGEISDIVKTDYGYHIIRADQSTNFNKEKSKLKSKVIQNKLQKDPKILTDAYKELLDEYKVDYKDRDIKKAIEDSILNPEALQKQASQSEQGLGV, encoded by the coding sequence ATGAAGAAAGGTTTACAAAAGTTAATCATTCCTGTTACTGCAACAACGCTTATTTTAAGTGCTTGTGGCAACAATGCACCATCATCTAAAGATGAAACGCTTATTTCTTCTAAAGCTGGTGATGTTAAAGTAGAAGATGTTATGAAAGATATTGGAAATAGCCAAATTGCAAGCAGTTCTTTTAAAATTTTACTAGGCAATATTTTAGAGGATAAGTATGGTGATAAAGTAGACGATAAAAAAATCAATAAAGAAATTGATAGTCAAATCGAAAAATATGGTGGCAAAGAACAATTTGAAAGTCTATTGAAACAACAGAACATTACAATGGATGAATATAAAGAACAACGAAAATTAATAGAGTACCAAAAACAACTATTAAATGAAAAAGTCAAAATTTCAGATAAAGAACTAAAAAAACAAACTAAAAAAGCTTCTCATATTTTAATTAAAGTTAAAGAAGATGACGACGATAAAGAGGGTCTATCAGATAAAGAAGCAAAAAAGAAAATAGAATCTATTAAAAAGCAACTTGATAAAAACCCTAAAGACTTCGATAAAATAGCGAAAAAAGAATCTATGGATTCAAACAGTAAACAAGGTGGCAGTTTAGGATATGTCGTTAAAGGTCAAATGGTTGAACCTTTCGAAAAAGCACTCTTCAAATTAAAAGAAGGTGAAATTTCAGATATTGTCAAAACAGATTACGGCTATCATATTATTCGTGCCGATCAATCTACAAACTTTAATAAAGAAAAGTCAAAATTAAAATCCAAAGTTATTCAAAATAAACTACAAAAAGATCCAAAAATTTTAACAGATGCTTACAAAGAATTACTCGACGAATATAAAGTAGACTATAAAGATCGAGACATTAAAAAAGCAATTGAAGACTCTATACTTAATCCAGAAGCACTTCAAAAACAAGCATCACAAAGCGAACAAGGATTAGGGGTTTAA
- a CDS encoding ABC transporter permease: MMTAKQLFIQRHRTQIKEKQYYNKFIFNGHFIVFLTILIGAFILGYGQWLRNVPEDINYALLIAMTLSMSSIFPLKTLLEDADGLFLLPFERQMHNYIKQSIWVSYYSRLPLQVLLLVIAYPLWRAVHPNDIGVFVIASIMALLFPLLGLMLRWQWFLFGLENWSFHIVMFILSLSGYYVMLSAQSKASFGSIIALACLYALLKKMTAHQRFPWDFLIKQAHQHKVNYYKFVNMFTDVKGIQEGAVRRRYLDILLTTPRKFNAQKMYPYLFKRNFLRGKDAFHLTLRLIVIGILLMLWLNHPIISLLIGCLTIYITILQMSQFYTQESYGLWPQVWPVAESMVIEGYRQFLYTTVMIIATFLSVIYLFIAIHYGYLIVFFFIVGLLTIKHTIKKLKYRETLLRD; this comes from the coding sequence ATGATGACTGCGAAACAGCTCTTTATACAAAGGCATCGTACTCAAATAAAAGAAAAGCAGTATTATAATAAGTTTATATTTAATGGTCATTTTATAGTGTTTTTAACTATTTTGATAGGCGCTTTCATCCTTGGTTACGGTCAGTGGTTGCGTAATGTTCCTGAAGATATTAACTATGCATTATTAATTGCAATGACACTATCGATGAGTTCAATCTTCCCACTGAAAACACTTTTAGAAGATGCAGATGGTTTATTTTTATTGCCTTTTGAACGTCAAATGCACAATTATATCAAACAAAGTATTTGGGTCAGCTATTACTCACGATTACCGTTACAAGTGCTACTACTTGTAATTGCTTATCCTTTATGGCGTGCAGTTCATCCGAATGATATTGGTGTTTTTGTTATTGCTAGTATTATGGCACTACTCTTTCCTTTACTAGGGTTAATGCTAAGATGGCAATGGTTTTTATTTGGCCTAGAAAATTGGTCATTTCATATTGTGATGTTTATTTTAAGCTTATCGGGTTACTATGTGATGCTAAGCGCGCAAAGTAAGGCCAGTTTTGGGAGTATTATCGCATTGGCTTGCTTGTATGCATTGTTGAAAAAAATGACAGCACATCAAAGGTTTCCTTGGGATTTTCTTATTAAGCAAGCACATCAACATAAAGTAAATTATTATAAATTTGTAAATATGTTTACAGATGTCAAAGGTATTCAAGAAGGTGCAGTACGTAGAAGATACTTAGATATTTTGTTAACAACACCTCGAAAATTCAACGCTCAAAAAATGTATCCCTATTTATTTAAGCGCAACTTTTTACGAGGGAAAGATGCATTTCATTTAACATTGCGCTTGATTGTGATAGGTATACTTTTGATGCTATGGCTTAATCACCCCATTATTAGCCTATTAATCGGTTGTTTAACAATTTATATTACGATATTACAAATGTCTCAATTTTATACACAAGAGTCCTATGGCTTATGGCCTCAAGTATGGCCTGTTGCTGAATCTATGGTTATTGAAGGGTATCGTCAATTTTTATATACAACAGTGATGATTATAGCGACATTTTTAAGTGTAATTTATTTATTTATTGCTATTCATTATGGTTATTTGATTGTATTTTTCTTTATTGTTGGATTGCTAACAATTAAACATACAATAAAAAAACTAAAATATCGTGAAACGTTATTAAGAGATTAA
- a CDS encoding ABC transporter ATP-binding protein: MTVQVKNLTGGYGRKPVIQNLNFELHSGEIVGLIGLNGAGKSTTIKHMLGLLTPTEGEMVISGINIKEDIDTYRKHLSYIPESPVIYDTLTLKEHIDMTAMAYDIPQETAMSRAMPLLKTFRLEEQLDVFPSHFSKGMKQKVMIICAFIVDPDLYIIDEPFLGLDPLGIQAMLDLMAAKKEEGRTVLMSTHILATAERYCDRFIILDQGEIVVMGNLKALRQQMNMPDATLDDIYIRVTQGAERL, translated from the coding sequence ATGACTGTACAAGTGAAAAATCTGACAGGTGGTTACGGTAGAAAACCTGTTATCCAAAACCTTAACTTTGAATTACATTCCGGTGAAATTGTAGGTTTGATTGGTTTAAATGGTGCTGGTAAGAGTACGACGATTAAGCATATGCTAGGTTTATTAACACCAACAGAAGGAGAAATGGTGATTTCTGGCATTAATATAAAAGAAGATATAGATACATATCGTAAGCATTTGTCATACATTCCAGAATCACCAGTCATATATGATACATTGACCTTAAAAGAACATATCGATATGACGGCGATGGCCTATGATATACCACAGGAGACCGCAATGTCACGAGCTATGCCTTTACTCAAAACTTTTCGTTTAGAAGAGCAGCTTGATGTTTTTCCGAGCCATTTTTCTAAGGGGATGAAACAGAAAGTAATGATTATTTGTGCTTTTATTGTTGACCCTGACTTATATATCATTGATGAGCCATTTTTAGGACTTGATCCTTTAGGTATACAAGCGATGTTAGATTTAATGGCAGCTAAAAAGGAAGAAGGGCGTACGGTATTAATGAGTACACATATTTTAGCTACGGCAGAGCGATACTGTGATCGATTTATTATTTTAGATCAAGGTGAGATTGTTGTAATGGGAAATCTCAAAGCACTGCGCCAACAAATGAATATGCCTGATGCTACGCTAGATGATATTTATATTCGTGTAACACAAGGAGCAGAGCGCTTATGA
- a CDS encoding DUF3267 domain-containing protein — translation MLNCSKSIDIHSRFGIPRIAFISFVTVVITFFISFELFHYYSNVPFTDEKFLMFICLMFSLYPIHKLIHVMMLLPYYRHLKTYKLMRKSWIPLYNVFLDKPVRKYYFCICLVMPFMIITLICIGIACTFPHYGHYFMFLLALNAGFSVMDFLYLKVIIFSKQGQLVEEHINGFVLLKQNSISDVELENEDRQSQFTNHRSIPYPDNND, via the coding sequence ATGTTAAATTGTTCTAAATCAATCGATATTCACTCTAGATTTGGTATTCCGCGTATCGCATTTATTAGTTTTGTGACAGTAGTCATTACTTTTTTTATTAGTTTTGAGCTCTTCCATTACTATTCAAATGTTCCTTTTACTGACGAAAAGTTTTTAATGTTTATTTGTTTAATGTTCAGTTTATATCCTATTCATAAGCTGATTCATGTTATGATGTTATTACCTTATTATCGTCATTTAAAAACATATAAATTGATGCGTAAAAGTTGGATTCCTTTGTACAATGTCTTTTTAGATAAACCCGTACGCAAATATTATTTTTGTATCTGCTTAGTCATGCCTTTTATGATTATCACATTAATTTGTATAGGTATTGCTTGTACATTTCCACATTATGGTCATTATTTTATGTTTTTATTAGCCTTAAATGCTGGATTTTCTGTTATGGATTTCCTCTATTTAAAAGTGATTATTTTTTCAAAGCAAGGTCAATTGGTTGAAGAACATATCAATGGCTTTGTACTACTTAAACAAAATAGTATATCTGATGTCGAATTAGAAAATGAAGATCGGCAATCTCAATTTACAAACCATAGATCAATCCCCTACCCTGACAATAATGACTAG
- the yhaM gene encoding 3'-5' exoribonuclease YhaM, translating into MRHVETLKPGDKVNHFFLIHQATQGVTNQGKDYMTLKLQDQSGEIEAKFWTVTKEDIEVLKPELIIHVKGDVINYRNNRQLKMTQYRVATEADGLQTRDFIDSAPMTPDEIKTVLRDYIFEIENANLQRVTRHLLNKYEADFLTYPAASSMHHNFVGGLSYHVVTMLEVAKALCQVYPSINRSLLYSGIILHDIGKVVELSGPIATSYTLEGNLLGHISIASDEIAEAARQLDIEGEEVLLLRHLILAHHGKLEYGSPKVPQVKEAEILHFIDNIDARMNMFDKAFKTTEKGTMTAKIKGLENRRFYKPEKLD; encoded by the coding sequence ATGAGACATGTAGAAACGTTAAAGCCAGGAGATAAAGTGAATCATTTTTTTCTGATCCATCAAGCAACACAAGGGGTCACTAATCAAGGTAAAGATTATATGACTTTGAAATTACAAGATCAGAGCGGTGAAATCGAAGCAAAATTTTGGACAGTCACTAAAGAAGATATTGAGGTGTTAAAGCCGGAATTAATTATTCATGTTAAAGGTGATGTTATTAATTATCGTAATAACCGTCAGCTGAAAATGACACAATACCGCGTTGCGACAGAGGCAGATGGTCTGCAAACACGTGATTTTATTGATAGTGCACCGATGACACCTGATGAAATTAAAACGGTCTTACGTGATTATATTTTTGAAATTGAAAATGCAAATTTACAACGTGTCACACGTCATTTATTGAACAAATATGAAGCGGACTTTCTCACATATCCTGCAGCAAGCTCAATGCATCATAACTTTGTAGGTGGATTGAGTTATCATGTTGTTACGATGCTTGAAGTAGCAAAAGCATTATGTCAAGTTTACCCAAGCATTAATCGGAGCTTATTATACAGTGGCATTATTTTACATGATATTGGCAAAGTTGTAGAATTATCAGGACCTATTGCTACGTCTTATACATTGGAAGGGAATTTATTAGGTCATATTTCTATTGCAAGTGATGAAATTGCTGAGGCTGCGAGACAATTGGATATTGAAGGAGAAGAGGTTTTATTATTACGTCATCTGATATTGGCACATCATGGAAAGCTTGAATATGGCTCACCGAAAGTACCACAAGTGAAAGAAGCTGAAATTTTACATTTTATTGATAATATAGATGCACGTATGAATATGTTTGATAAGGCTTTTAAAACAACAGAAAAAGGAACAATGACTGCTAAAATTAAAGGTTTAGAAAATAGACGCTTCTATAAACCAGAAAAATTAGATTAA
- a CDS encoding YtxH domain-containing protein, whose translation MKAIRISLGLAAGLATGLSVALLNRNTNDTSVHTTSSENTSDITQELDIIKQQINNIMNYAVTAKNEGAQLSRSISHDLKSSIGTFKADINPNVQRLQKYIENLQNRGEELTNFPTKK comes from the coding sequence ATGAAAGCTATTCGCATTTCATTAGGTCTAGCAGCTGGACTTGCTACTGGTTTAAGTGTAGCTTTATTAAATCGTAATACGAATGACACATCTGTACACACTACATCTTCTGAAAATACATCTGATATTACACAAGAATTAGATATAATTAAACAACAAATTAATAACATTATGAATTACGCTGTAACAGCTAAAAATGAAGGCGCTCAATTGAGTCGCTCAATAAGTCATGATCTCAAATCTTCTATTGGAACATTTAAAGCTGACATCAACCCAAATGTGCAAAGATTACAAAAATATATAGAAAATTTACAGAACCGTGGCGAAGAACTTACAAATTTTCCAACAAAAAAGTAA
- the hemH gene encoding ferrochelatase has protein sequence MTTKVGLLVMAYGTPYKKSDIEPYYTDIRGGRKPSREALDDLVRRYEAIGGLSPLAGTTERQAEALVDRLNHSAYYQDVEFKLYIGLKHIHPFIEDAIEEMHKDGITEAVTVVLAPHYSQFSIGSYNKRAKQKADELNIVLHHVNHYYKQPKFIEYWSMRITEVLNHIPKSEYDKTMLIVSAHSLPMKPVLDSNDPYPSQISETARSIVEHTSLRQVTVGWQSAGNTGTPWIGPDVQDLTRELAEKGNFKHFIYTPVGFVAEHLEVLYDNDYECKVVCDEVGAAYHRPPMPDTHPLFIDAIVEEITTVYKKA, from the coding sequence ATGACAACTAAAGTAGGTTTATTAGTCATGGCTTATGGGACGCCATATAAGAAAAGTGATATTGAGCCATACTATACAGATATTAGAGGTGGACGTAAACCGAGTCGAGAAGCGTTGGATGACTTGGTAAGACGCTATGAGGCAATAGGTGGGCTTTCTCCACTTGCAGGAACAACAGAACGTCAAGCTGAAGCATTGGTAGATAGATTAAATCATAGTGCTTATTATCAAGATGTAGAGTTTAAATTGTATATTGGACTTAAACATATTCACCCATTTATTGAAGATGCAATAGAAGAGATGCATAAAGATGGTATCACTGAAGCTGTTACAGTTGTGTTAGCACCGCATTACTCACAGTTTTCAATTGGTTCATATAATAAGCGTGCAAAGCAAAAAGCAGATGAGTTGAATATTGTGTTGCACCACGTTAATCATTATTACAAACAACCCAAATTTATTGAATATTGGTCGATGCGTATTACTGAAGTGCTTAATCATATTCCAAAATCTGAGTACGACAAGACAATGCTTATCGTATCAGCACACAGTTTGCCAATGAAGCCAGTGCTTGATTCTAATGATCCTTATCCATCACAAATTTCTGAAACAGCAAGAAGTATCGTAGAACATACATCATTACGACAAGTAACGGTGGGATGGCAATCGGCAGGCAATACAGGTACACCATGGATTGGTCCAGATGTACAAGATTTAACACGTGAACTTGCTGAGAAGGGTAACTTTAAGCACTTTATATATACACCAGTAGGTTTTGTGGCTGAACATTTAGAAGTATTATATGATAATGACTATGAATGTAAAGTTGTGTGTGATGAGGTTGGCGCTGCATATCATCGTCCACCAATGCCTGACACACATCCTTTGTTTATTGATGCAATCGTAGAAGAAATAACAACAGTGTATAAGAAAGCGTGA
- a CDS encoding antibiotic biosynthesis monooxygenase family protein, whose protein sequence is MNFYITYGTFDFLRQIQQQHQDRHMLIFSGDDQSIIIDETNQETRFQQPNSYRVLTSVGTIDEAHFQILITIPTTEDHQYQLEKQLENYVPKVDQFEGFCSYRLLKPKNHNIYKVLLGFTSRPHYEDYKKSSAFRKYLSYEATKPLAGASNVHANYLEKYFYPVTDEI, encoded by the coding sequence ATGAACTTTTATATCACTTATGGTACTTTTGATTTCTTACGTCAGATTCAACAGCAACATCAAGATCGCCATATGCTTATTTTTTCTGGTGATGATCAATCCATTATTATAGATGAAACAAATCAAGAAACACGCTTTCAACAGCCTAATAGTTATCGCGTATTGACAAGTGTCGGAACGATTGACGAGGCTCATTTTCAAATATTGATTACAATACCTACAACAGAAGATCATCAATATCAGCTCGAAAAACAACTTGAAAACTACGTACCGAAAGTCGATCAGTTTGAAGGCTTTTGTAGTTATAGACTGTTAAAACCTAAAAACCATAATATTTATAAAGTATTACTCGGATTTACATCTCGACCACATTATGAAGATTATAAAAAGTCATCAGCTTTTCGTAAATATTTATCTTACGAAGCTACTAAACCTTTAGCCGGTGCATCCAACGTACATGCGAACTATCTTGAAAAATACTTCTATCCAGTAACTGATGAAATCTAA
- a CDS encoding alpha/beta hydrolase, which produces MTKVYIIHGYQANSQDHWFPWLKKTLEIEGHQVITLDLPNTDCPDGDEWLAYMKENITDVNKETIFVAHSLGVITTLKFIDDLDVSEVGGLAMVSGFVGNLPEDAPLLPTQKVLDSFFKWEIDYEYLQKKILHMFGIAAKDDYVVPIEASRIVCEKLNCKLYEKDKGGHFCKTDGYDAFLYLKNKIVHHFD; this is translated from the coding sequence ATGACAAAAGTTTATATTATACATGGTTACCAAGCGAATAGTCAGGATCATTGGTTCCCATGGTTGAAAAAAACTTTAGAAATTGAAGGACATCAAGTTATTACTTTAGATTTACCAAATACAGATTGTCCAGATGGTGATGAGTGGTTAGCATACATGAAAGAAAACATAACAGATGTTAATAAAGAGACTATCTTTGTTGCCCACAGTCTAGGTGTCATCACAACTTTAAAATTTATTGATGACTTAGATGTATCAGAAGTAGGGGGACTTGCAATGGTATCAGGTTTTGTTGGCAATTTACCAGAAGATGCCCCTTTATTACCAACTCAAAAGGTCTTAGATTCATTTTTTAAATGGGAAATAGATTATGAGTATTTACAAAAGAAAATATTACATATGTTTGGTATTGCAGCAAAAGATGATTATGTTGTGCCTATTGAAGCTTCTCGGATTGTATGTGAAAAATTAAATTGTAAACTGTATGAAAAAGATAAGGGCGGTCATTTTTGTAAAACAGATGGCTATGATGCATTTCTGTATCTAAAAAATAAAATTGTTCATCATTTCGATTAA
- a CDS encoding HTH-type transcriptional regulator Hpr codes for MTDKQQQIESMLYTHRAAMLSKVIWKNAENDWQAWLKKSGITMNEHLILMTIYAFKKVTISDISRYGVMHVSTAYNFAKRLETQGLLKLEKDTHDKRNTFIILTDEGHELVEHIFEQYDMADNSIYQAAQQFYDEMFHLPSFSDAHYLVSHLQGKGFLEGINKSHDHLRQNLLDVD; via the coding sequence ATGACCGACAAACAACAACAAATTGAGAGTATGTTATACACACATAGAGCTGCTATGCTTTCAAAAGTCATCTGGAAAAATGCAGAAAATGACTGGCAAGCTTGGCTAAAAAAATCAGGCATTACAATGAATGAACATTTAATTCTTATGACAATTTATGCCTTCAAAAAAGTAACGATTTCTGATATATCTCGCTACGGTGTAATGCATGTATCAACTGCTTATAATTTTGCAAAACGTCTTGAAACACAAGGTCTATTAAAATTAGAAAAAGATACCCATGATAAACGTAATACCTTCATCATCTTAACTGACGAAGGGCATGAACTTGTAGAGCATATTTTTGAACAATATGATATGGCAGACAATAGTATTTATCAAGCTGCTCAACAATTTTATGATGAAATGTTTCACCTTCCAAGCTTTAGTGATGCACATTATTTAGTATCACATCTTCAAGGTAAAGGTTTTTTAGAAGGTATTAATAAAAGTCATGATCATTTACGACAAAATTTACTTGACGTTGATTAA
- a CDS encoding HIT family protein, with protein MSETIFSKIISGEIPSYKVYENDYVYAFLDISQVSKGHTLLIPKKASPNIFEIDTETMQHIGEALPIVANAIKDAFNPDGLNIIQNNGEYASQSVFHIHFHLIPRYKDDIDGFGYQWTTHEQEVDDTQKAKIAQQIASHIQ; from the coding sequence ATGAGTGAAACTATTTTTTCGAAGATTATTAGTGGAGAAATCCCAAGTTACAAAGTTTATGAGAATGATTATGTTTATGCATTTTTGGATATTTCCCAAGTATCAAAAGGACATACATTACTTATCCCTAAAAAAGCATCGCCAAATATTTTCGAAATTGATACCGAGACAATGCAACATATCGGTGAAGCATTGCCTATCGTGGCTAATGCTATTAAAGATGCTTTCAACCCAGACGGTCTAAATATTATTCAAAATAATGGAGAATATGCATCACAGTCTGTTTTTCATATCCATTTTCATCTTATTCCACGTTATAAAGACGATATTGATGGTTTTGGCTATCAATGGACTACACATGAACAAGAAGTTGATGATACACAAAAAGCTAAAATTGCTCAGCAAATCGCTTCACATATTCAATGA
- the hemE gene encoding uroporphyrinogen decarboxylase, which translates to MNNTFNDTMLRAIKGQSVAHTPVWFMRQAGRSQPEYRKLKEQYSLFDITHQPELCAYVTKLPVDQYNTDAAVLYKDIMTPLKAIGVDVDIKSGIGPVISNPIRQYSDVMALGKIDPKRDVPYVLDTIQLLTKEQLNVPLIGFTGAPFTLASYMIEGGPSKNYNKTKAMMYSDEATWFKLMDTLADMSITYVKGQVEAGAQLIQIFDSWVGALNQADYDYFIKPCMEKMVSGIKALGIPVILFGVGASHLIQSWQQLPIDVLGLDWRTSIQEASHQGVTKTLQGNLDPSILLAPWEVIEARLKPILDQGKAHSGGHIFNLGHGVFPEVKPEVLGRVAQFVHDYTAHK; encoded by the coding sequence ATGAATAATACGTTTAATGATACGATGTTACGAGCGATAAAGGGGCAGTCTGTCGCACATACACCGGTTTGGTTTATGCGTCAGGCAGGTCGTTCACAGCCAGAATATAGGAAGCTGAAAGAACAGTACTCCTTATTTGATATTACACATCAGCCAGAGTTATGTGCCTATGTGACGAAATTACCAGTAGATCAATACAACACGGATGCAGCTGTTTTATATAAAGATATTATGACACCGTTAAAAGCAATTGGGGTAGATGTAGACATAAAGTCAGGCATTGGCCCAGTGATTTCAAACCCAATTCGCCAGTATTCAGATGTGATGGCATTGGGGAAAATTGATCCTAAACGAGATGTACCTTATGTGCTCGATACAATTCAACTGTTAACGAAAGAACAACTTAATGTACCACTCATTGGTTTTACGGGGGCACCTTTTACATTAGCAAGTTATATGATAGAAGGAGGTCCATCTAAAAACTACAATAAAACAAAAGCGATGATGTATAGTGATGAAGCAACATGGTTTAAATTGATGGATACACTTGCTGATATGTCTATTACATATGTTAAAGGTCAAGTTGAAGCGGGAGCACAACTTATTCAGATTTTTGATTCATGGGTAGGTGCACTTAATCAAGCAGATTATGACTATTTTATTAAACCTTGTATGGAAAAAATGGTATCAGGAATTAAAGCTTTGGGTATTCCTGTTATTTTATTTGGTGTAGGGGCAAGTCATCTTATTCAATCTTGGCAACAATTGCCGATTGATGTACTAGGATTGGATTGGCGAACATCTATACAAGAGGCAAGTCATCAAGGGGTAACAAAAACACTTCAAGGTAATCTTGACCCAAGTATATTACTTGCACCATGGGAAGTCATAGAAGCACGCTTGAAGCCTATTTTAGATCAAGGAAAAGCACATAGTGGGGGACATATATTTAATTTAGGACATGGTGTATTCCCAGAAGTAAAGCCAGAAGTGTTGGGTCGTGTAGCTCAGTTTGTGCATGACTACACTGCTCATAAGTGA